One segment of Pseudomonas sp. FP2196 DNA contains the following:
- a CDS encoding tetratricopeptide repeat protein, whose protein sequence is MFLRLKARAGYWLARRLFHWSWFVRQPRGWRWLEGQFARMAALGNVSAQSFYGHILAFRGVGLGAREEGVRLLRLAALAGDGKAAYQVGVICLTGTPSKASDPVEAARWWSMAAKAGHPLAEHKLKELSARDSTQ, encoded by the coding sequence GTGTTTTTACGACTCAAGGCGCGAGCTGGTTACTGGCTGGCTCGCCGACTTTTTCATTGGTCGTGGTTTGTTCGCCAGCCCCGAGGCTGGCGCTGGCTCGAGGGGCAGTTCGCACGCATGGCAGCCCTCGGTAACGTCAGCGCGCAAAGCTTCTACGGCCACATCCTGGCCTTTCGCGGTGTAGGCCTGGGTGCACGTGAAGAAGGCGTGCGCTTGTTGCGGCTGGCGGCACTGGCCGGCGATGGCAAAGCGGCTTATCAGGTCGGGGTGATCTGCCTGACAGGTACACCGAGCAAAGCGTCGGACCCTGTTGAGGCCGCACGCTGGTGGAGCATGGCCGCCAAGGCCGGGCATCCGTTGGCCGAGCATAAGTTGAAAGAGCTGAGTGCCCGGGATTCAACGCAGTAA
- a CDS encoding YkvA family protein produces the protein MKAPWNFARFLPLAGRLLARGRLPTLLFAVASKGAAQGNRLGKLKDDLRLLQALCLAYWRGEYRAISPKALISVVAGLMYFLSPVDAIPDFIPVFGMLDDIAVLAWLMKTLDDELNAFRLWRNRQRPEKLAVVERLPDTPEQLQIQGPKKP, from the coding sequence ATGAAAGCTCCGTGGAATTTCGCTCGATTCCTGCCTCTGGCCGGCCGTCTGCTGGCTCGCGGTCGCCTGCCGACGCTGCTGTTTGCCGTGGCCAGCAAGGGCGCCGCGCAAGGCAATAGACTCGGCAAGCTCAAGGATGATCTTCGTTTGCTTCAGGCCTTGTGCCTGGCCTACTGGCGCGGTGAGTACCGGGCGATCAGCCCGAAAGCCTTGATTTCGGTGGTGGCGGGGTTGATGTATTTCCTCAGCCCGGTGGATGCTATCCCGGATTTTATCCCGGTATTCGGCATGCTTGATGACATCGCCGTCCTCGCCTGGCTGATGAAAACCCTCGACGATGAACTCAACGCCTTCCGACTTTGGCGCAATCGCCAGCGTCCGGAAAAACTCGCGGTCGTCGAACGCCTGCCCGATACCCCTGAGCAATTGCAGATTCAGGGCCCGAAAAAGCCCTGA
- a CDS encoding helix-turn-helix transcriptional regulator translates to MDIQIIARDGEPEYAVLPWAQYQSLLKAAGINETPSRQAPAPLAATPDLILPGLDQLRSLREGKGIAIEALARTVGISPSYLAMIESGERLPDAAIRRSLAWELTVPGWRDES, encoded by the coding sequence ATGGATATTCAGATAATTGCACGCGATGGCGAACCCGAATATGCGGTTTTGCCATGGGCTCAGTATCAGTCTCTACTGAAAGCAGCAGGCATCAACGAAACACCGTCGCGACAGGCGCCAGCGCCGCTCGCGGCAACACCAGACCTGATTCTTCCAGGTCTGGATCAACTACGCAGTTTGCGCGAAGGGAAGGGCATCGCCATCGAGGCGCTGGCCCGCACGGTAGGCATCAGCCCGTCTTATCTGGCCATGATCGAAAGTGGCGAGCGTCTGCCCGACGCCGCGATTCGCCGCAGCCTGGCCTGGGAGCTGACGGTGCCAGGGTGGAGGGATGAATCGTGA
- a CDS encoding RHS repeat-associated core domain-containing protein, with protein sequence MEAITRIEQALDSFPDTLSLYREQLKHWASRASDTVSHATDLPSLMGMERIIRFGESNTAVSSSDDQFFSSVVQCPKGGLMLIESKFESVYDIPLGNIKVDVVAVDGGEKTPVTLDAQGKGEFKGAEGKFYRVQVHGAVSPEQVEVLFESYDGLTLELDDWLRSEWQGFKPQWSQSVATAASNGLLAGSWAAIEGVWGSIGMLSDILKDPGAFAEQLGSGATDLINLAATAPEVMEQLQLLVSDEATLCLLLRTASLWLEMLPPSEIAGKTAQAASMMIVQLLLDVLISVVLTFASGGAGIAYLTLRLADRAVQLLSAVTRLVKALFAIVNGFIKYVDQYKTVAARGIAAGVKKGRMQLRWNAKRNASLKKDEPHDDKPDQAKNPNGDSADCVPSTCTNGCPVSMVTGEELLTLTDGTLDGLLPFEFTRLYRTSAAEIDVGLGFGWSHSLAHRLEFDGDFVVWVDHENRRTRFPVPSAERPAIHNSLSRAAIFLGDEPQELILALAGDTARFYHFRAGRLTAVSDGYGNRLTVQRDRSDRVQRLDNGAGRALLLRYERAHLVGVDYQTFCEGGWHTEQTLASYRYDAYQHLIEASNAVGDSERYDYDDLHVILQRQLTGGASFFWKWERSGKAARCVRHWASFSQMNTRYVWSDDGSVAVHYVDGTEETYVHDDRARLVRKVEADGGEHLKAYDDQGRLVAEQDPLGAITEYRYDEVGRLIALLPPDDEPTSYEYRNGFLHSRSRGEAVWTYRRNAQGDVTEAVDPDGQVTHYHYDARGQLLSIRYPDTSRHVLVWNTLGQLVEETLPDGGVRRFSYDALGRRSTTQDEHGAITRQHWDAVGRLIQTTSPTGATRTYSYGAYNQVTAERDELGRITRYEYDDDLHLVSRRINPDGTRVQYRYDHARLLLTEIENESGEKYLLDYTPTGLIRQETGFDGRRTAYAYDLNGHLLEKTEFGDDGSTLVTGYERDTAGRLLVKTLPDGIKVEYRYDRLGRLTGVDDGQKHPLAFEYDLQDRLITEHQGWGTLRYAYDICGQLKRMRLPDNSKLDYHHAKGGALRAIDLNGASLTRHVYQSGREQQRQQGLLLSEYTYDDQGRLLAHAVGHQHDSLYRRDYAYSANGNLEHIADTRHGQRTYGYDALDRLIRVRHSRDELPESFAHDPAGNLLMQDRSGPTQIKGNRLLMQGDRHYDYDAFGNLIRERRGTAQKLVTEYRYDCQHRLIGLTRPDGKTASYRYDAFNRRISKTVDGAITEFFWQGDHLVAESSQTHHRSYVYEPGTFRPLALLDGKGPKKACPFYYQLDHLGTPQELTDYSGEIVWSAQYDAYGKVAALTLAAEEYLDQPLRFQGQYFDAESGLHYNRHRYYDPRLGRYLTPDPIKLAGGLNQYQYVPNPTGWVDPLGLSSNCPPPKKPGCAVPGDVSGAKVNEGEPALPKMTAQERRARIDELAEENAKRRVSEYEKIYDMHTVKKHSSEISDPALKQRAINGADPHTGEVPKGAKGNPSSQFHSWRMHLGALNKAMTKDKNGLIRHTGKDQKKNPIVRLELPGAGRGYRPNKKDSQNPGLNEDMDWFEVKFDKVNTQEPFTGFPAEGK encoded by the coding sequence ATGGAAGCCATCACCCGTATCGAGCAAGCACTCGACAGCTTCCCTGACACCCTCAGTCTCTACCGCGAGCAGCTCAAACACTGGGCCAGCCGTGCCTCCGACACAGTCAGCCATGCTACCGATCTGCCGTCGTTGATGGGCATGGAGCGGATCATCCGCTTTGGTGAGAGCAATACCGCCGTCAGCAGTAGCGACGACCAGTTTTTCTCCAGCGTCGTCCAGTGCCCGAAGGGCGGGCTGATGTTGATCGAGAGCAAGTTCGAATCGGTGTATGACATCCCGCTGGGCAACATCAAGGTCGATGTGGTGGCGGTGGATGGCGGTGAAAAAACACCGGTGACCCTTGATGCCCAGGGCAAAGGGGAGTTCAAGGGCGCAGAGGGCAAGTTCTACCGGGTGCAAGTACACGGTGCTGTCAGCCCGGAACAGGTTGAAGTTCTTTTTGAGTCCTACGATGGCCTGACCCTTGAGCTGGATGATTGGCTGCGTAGCGAATGGCAGGGGTTCAAGCCACAGTGGTCGCAGTCGGTGGCGACTGCGGCGAGCAACGGCTTGCTTGCCGGGAGTTGGGCGGCGATTGAGGGGGTGTGGGGCAGCATCGGGATGCTGTCGGACATTCTCAAAGATCCTGGGGCGTTTGCCGAGCAATTGGGCAGTGGTGCAACTGATCTGATCAATCTGGCAGCTACCGCGCCTGAGGTGATGGAGCAGCTTCAACTGCTGGTCAGTGACGAGGCGACCCTGTGTTTGCTGCTACGCACGGCGAGTCTCTGGCTGGAGATGTTGCCGCCCAGTGAGATCGCCGGCAAAACCGCTCAAGCGGCGTCGATGATGATCGTGCAATTGCTGCTCGATGTGCTGATCAGCGTTGTGTTGACGTTCGCCAGTGGTGGCGCTGGGATCGCTTATCTGACGCTGCGTCTGGCAGATCGCGCGGTTCAATTGCTGTCAGCGGTGACGCGGCTGGTGAAGGCGTTGTTTGCCATCGTCAACGGCTTCATCAAGTACGTTGATCAATACAAAACCGTTGCCGCGCGCGGCATAGCGGCCGGCGTGAAAAAAGGCCGGATGCAACTGCGCTGGAATGCCAAGCGCAACGCCTCGCTGAAGAAAGACGAACCTCACGACGATAAGCCCGATCAGGCTAAAAACCCCAACGGCGACAGCGCCGACTGCGTGCCCTCGACCTGCACCAACGGCTGCCCGGTGTCGATGGTCACTGGCGAGGAACTGCTGACCCTGACGGATGGCACGCTCGATGGACTGCTGCCGTTCGAGTTCACCCGCTTGTATCGCACCAGTGCCGCTGAAATCGATGTCGGGCTGGGGTTTGGCTGGAGTCATTCTCTGGCGCATCGGCTGGAGTTCGATGGCGATTTTGTTGTTTGGGTCGATCACGAAAATCGGCGCACGCGGTTTCCAGTGCCGAGTGCTGAACGGCCGGCGATTCACAACAGTTTGTCGCGGGCGGCGATTTTTCTAGGGGATGAGCCGCAGGAACTGATTCTCGCGCTGGCGGGGGACACGGCGCGGTTTTATCACTTTCGGGCCGGGCGGCTGACGGCGGTCAGTGATGGGTATGGCAATCGTCTGACCGTGCAGCGGGATCGATCCGACAGGGTTCAGCGACTGGATAACGGGGCGGGTCGGGCGCTGCTGTTGCGTTATGAGCGGGCTCATCTGGTCGGCGTTGATTACCAAACGTTTTGTGAGGGTGGCTGGCACACCGAACAAACCCTTGCCAGTTACCGCTACGACGCCTATCAGCACCTGATCGAAGCCTCTAACGCCGTTGGCGACAGCGAGCGTTACGACTACGACGATCTGCACGTCATTCTTCAGCGTCAGCTGACCGGTGGCGCGAGTTTCTTCTGGAAATGGGAGCGCTCAGGCAAGGCTGCCCGCTGCGTGCGCCACTGGGCGTCGTTCTCGCAGATGAACACGCGTTACGTCTGGTCCGACGACGGCAGTGTCGCGGTGCATTACGTCGATGGCACCGAAGAAACTTACGTGCACGACGACCGTGCGCGGCTGGTGCGCAAGGTCGAGGCTGACGGCGGCGAACACCTCAAGGCCTACGACGATCAGGGTCGCTTGGTCGCCGAGCAGGATCCGCTTGGCGCCATTACCGAATACCGTTACGACGAAGTCGGACGGCTGATCGCGCTGCTTCCGCCGGACGACGAGCCGACATCCTACGAATACCGCAATGGTTTCCTGCACAGCCGCTCTCGCGGCGAGGCGGTGTGGACATACCGGCGCAATGCCCAGGGTGATGTTACCGAAGCGGTTGATCCTGACGGGCAGGTTACGCATTACCACTACGATGCGCGTGGGCAGTTGCTGTCGATCCGCTATCCGGACACCAGTCGGCATGTGCTGGTCTGGAACACGCTCGGCCAGTTGGTTGAAGAAACCCTGCCCGATGGCGGTGTGCGGCGCTTTTCCTACGATGCGCTGGGGCGGCGGAGCACAACGCAGGACGAACACGGCGCGATCACGCGTCAGCACTGGGACGCCGTTGGCCGACTGATCCAGACGACTTCTCCTACGGGGGCCACCCGCACCTACAGCTACGGCGCTTACAACCAGGTCACCGCCGAACGCGACGAACTCGGCCGCATCACTCGCTACGAATATGACGACGACCTGCATCTGGTCTCCCGACGGATCAATCCTGACGGCACGCGGGTGCAATACCGCTACGACCATGCGCGACTGCTGCTGACGGAAATCGAAAACGAGTCCGGCGAAAAGTACCTTCTGGACTACACGCCCACCGGACTGATCCGACAGGAAACCGGTTTCGATGGGCGGCGCACGGCCTACGCCTATGACCTCAACGGTCATCTGCTGGAAAAGACCGAATTCGGCGATGACGGCTCGACGTTGGTCACCGGATACGAACGCGATACCGCCGGCCGCCTGCTGGTCAAAACCCTGCCCGACGGGATCAAGGTCGAATACCGCTACGACCGCCTCGGCCGTTTAACCGGCGTCGACGATGGCCAGAAACATCCGCTGGCTTTCGAATACGACCTGCAGGACCGGCTGATCACCGAGCATCAGGGCTGGGGCACCCTGCGTTACGCCTACGACATCTGCGGCCAGCTCAAACGCATGCGCCTGCCGGACAACAGCAAACTCGATTATCACCATGCCAAGGGCGGCGCGCTCAGAGCCATCGACCTCAACGGCGCGTCACTGACCCGCCACGTTTACCAGTCCGGTCGTGAACAACAACGCCAGCAAGGCCTGCTGCTCAGCGAATATACCTACGACGATCAGGGCCGCTTGCTCGCCCATGCCGTAGGCCATCAACACGATTCGCTGTACCGCCGCGACTATGCCTACAGCGCCAACGGCAACCTCGAGCACATCGCCGACACCCGCCACGGCCAGCGCACCTACGGCTATGACGCCCTCGACCGTTTGATCCGTGTGCGCCACTCGCGCGACGAACTGCCGGAATCCTTCGCCCACGACCCGGCCGGCAACCTGCTCATGCAGGACCGCTCCGGGCCGACGCAGATCAAAGGCAACCGCCTGCTGATGCAGGGTGACCGCCACTACGACTACGACGCCTTCGGCAACCTGATCCGCGAACGCCGCGGCACCGCGCAGAAACTCGTCACCGAATACCGCTACGACTGCCAACACCGCCTCATCGGCCTGACCCGCCCCGACGGCAAGACCGCCAGTTACCGCTACGACGCCTTCAACCGGCGCATCAGCAAAACCGTCGACGGCGCCATCACCGAGTTCTTTTGGCAAGGCGACCACCTCGTCGCCGAAAGCAGCCAAACCCACCACCGCAGCTACGTCTACGAACCCGGCACCTTCCGCCCGCTGGCGCTGCTCGACGGCAAAGGCCCGAAAAAGGCCTGCCCGTTCTATTACCAACTCGACCACCTCGGCACCCCGCAGGAACTCACCGACTACAGCGGCGAAATCGTCTGGTCGGCGCAATACGACGCCTACGGCAAAGTCGCCGCGCTGACCCTCGCCGCCGAGGAATACCTGGACCAGCCACTGCGCTTTCAGGGGCAGTATTTCGACGCTGAGAGTGGACTGCATTACAACCGGCATAGGTACTACGACCCACGGCTGGGCCGGTATCTGACGCCGGACCCGATCAAGTTGGCGGGTGGGTTGAATCAGTACCAGTACGTGCCGAATCCGACGGGGTGGGTGGATCCGTTGGGGTTGAGTTCGAACTGTCCGCCGCCGAAGAAGCCGGGTTGTGCGGTGCCGGGTGATGTAAGTGGAGCTAAGGTCAATGAAGGTGAGCCAGCGCTGCCGAAGATGACAGCGCAGGAGCGGAGGGCGAGGATTGATGAACTAGCCGAGGAAAATGCAAAGCGGCGTGTTAGTGAGTATGAAAAAATTTATGACATGCACACTGTGAAAAAACATAGTTCGGAAATTTCTGATCCAGCTCTCAAACAGCGAGCGATCAATGGAGCGGATCCTCATACCGGTGAGGTCCCGAAAGGTGCCAAAGGTAATCCAAGCTCTCAGTTTCATAGCTGGCGCATGCATTTGGGTGCCTTGAATAAAGCGATGACGAAGGATAAAAACGGTTTGATTAGGCATACAGGAAAGGATCAGAAGAAAAATCCAATAGTTAGGTTGGAACTGCCTGGAGCTGGGCGCGGTTACAGACCCAATAAAAAAGATTCACAAAATCCGGGGCTTAATGAGGATATGGATTGGTTTGAGGTTAAATTCGACAAAGTGAATACACAGGAGCCTTTTACGGGCTTCCCCGCGGAGGGAAAATGA
- a CDS encoding catalase family protein, which translates to MISTFKKEMPLLARIWLWLGRLLGKTLLIVFAIGLLGWAVATAWFAWQHRGPVSALEQIPPGESAMTQDVIQTAVRIVDQHRAGTRYLRDAHAKAHGCVKAQVQVLPQLAQSLRQGVFSEPGKTWQAMIRLSNGNAYPQFDSMRDARGMAIKLLDVPGIQLLGNRQQQHEQDFVMFSHPNFFVSDVAEYRQNVAAQADGKKVMAFFPGWDPRTWQIRHLFIALATLAPPPDSPTGTTYFSVSPYKFGEANVKFRVTPDPDNCPAYTLPKQNHDLPNFLRGALNKQLSTDRVPACYVLQIQRQDANKYMPIEDTSIQWREQDAPFEPVARITLPPQDFDTPQQNLQCDNLSFNPWFGIEAHRPIGGINRLRKAVYEAVSDYRHQRNSQ; encoded by the coding sequence ATGATCTCGACCTTCAAGAAAGAAATGCCGTTGTTGGCCAGAATCTGGTTGTGGCTGGGACGATTGCTGGGCAAAACGTTGTTGATAGTTTTCGCCATCGGACTGCTCGGCTGGGCCGTCGCCACGGCATGGTTTGCCTGGCAGCACCGTGGCCCGGTTTCAGCACTGGAGCAGATTCCGCCAGGCGAGTCGGCCATGACTCAGGATGTGATCCAGACGGCCGTGCGCATCGTCGATCAACACCGCGCAGGCACTCGCTATTTACGCGACGCTCACGCCAAGGCCCATGGTTGTGTGAAAGCGCAGGTGCAGGTTCTGCCGCAACTGGCACAGTCATTGCGACAGGGTGTCTTCAGCGAGCCGGGTAAAACCTGGCAGGCGATGATTCGACTATCCAATGGCAATGCCTATCCGCAGTTCGACAGCATGCGCGACGCCCGTGGCATGGCGATCAAGTTGCTCGACGTGCCAGGCATACAGCTACTCGGTAACCGCCAGCAACAGCACGAACAAGACTTCGTGATGTTCAGTCACCCGAACTTCTTTGTCAGCGATGTCGCCGAGTATCGTCAGAATGTGGCGGCGCAGGCTGACGGCAAAAAGGTCATGGCGTTTTTTCCGGGATGGGATCCACGCACCTGGCAAATCCGCCATCTGTTTATTGCGCTGGCAACACTGGCGCCGCCGCCGGACAGTCCGACAGGGACGACTTACTTCTCGGTATCGCCCTACAAGTTTGGTGAGGCCAATGTGAAATTTCGGGTAACGCCCGATCCGGACAATTGCCCAGCCTACACTTTGCCCAAGCAGAACCACGACTTGCCGAACTTCCTGCGCGGCGCCCTGAATAAGCAGTTATCCACGGATCGGGTGCCCGCTTGTTACGTGCTACAGATTCAGCGTCAGGACGCCAATAAATACATGCCGATCGAGGACACCAGCATCCAGTGGCGCGAGCAGGATGCACCGTTCGAACCCGTGGCCCGCATCACCCTGCCACCTCAGGATTTCGATACACCACAGCAGAATCTGCAATGCGACAACCTGTCGTTCAACCCATGGTTTGGCATCGAAGCGCATCGCCCGATCGGCGGAATCAACCGACTGCGTAAAGCGGTGTACGAAGCGGTCAGCGACTATCGCCACCAGCGCAACAGCCAATGA
- a CDS encoding di-heme-cytochrome C peroxidase, whose product MRLLFRVLALVVVLLGLVLAVVLYYVANPKMPFYTPAQQVHYLNQWAEEERQTYYFTPQGTQVKGLRYEWFQALELPFSQQRFAAPEYLARFGFLIDPQQKATPGNPGNLPVGFARHQNPGSTEHYLDITCAACHTGELRFKGHAVRIDGGTAQHVLPSSVPTLRGGSFGQALVASLTSTYLNPWKFERFARNVLGNDYDARHEQLRKDFKVTLNTFLKVAWNDTHRGLYPTEEGPGRADAFGRIANATFGDAISPANYRVANAPVDYPQLWDMWTFDWVQWNGSAQQPMARNIGEALGVGATLNFFDANGQPLQGDDRYASSVRVRDLHKIEKTLQHLQPPAWPEDLLGAIDKPLAARGRTLFVETCAGCHVPRRIQEGDRWVQHLHMLPVDVIGTDPSAANNIATHRFDLTALQWDLKELEKMDVKLHPTPSEPLDLSQLSVAKGLAYVTAFVENRAYREAKVTPEEKSDLDGFGLPIGVREKVAYKARPLAGIWATAPFLHNGSVPSIYQLLSPQDERATTFFKGTFEYDPRHLGYRTEAFTNGFVFDTRITGNHNSGHEFRAGERGNGVIGRLLQPEERWALLEYLKVLGGPLEAQLP is encoded by the coding sequence TTGCGCCTTTTATTCCGCGTGCTGGCTCTGGTCGTCGTGCTGCTGGGACTCGTCCTCGCGGTGGTTTTGTACTACGTGGCCAATCCGAAAATGCCCTTCTACACCCCCGCGCAGCAGGTGCATTACCTGAATCAGTGGGCGGAAGAAGAACGACAGACCTATTACTTCACGCCCCAGGGCACGCAAGTCAAAGGGCTGCGCTATGAGTGGTTTCAGGCGCTGGAGTTGCCCTTTTCGCAGCAACGTTTCGCCGCCCCCGAATACCTCGCGCGCTTCGGTTTTCTCATCGATCCGCAACAGAAAGCCACGCCGGGCAATCCCGGCAACCTGCCTGTCGGCTTTGCGCGACACCAGAATCCCGGGAGCACCGAGCACTATCTGGACATAACTTGTGCGGCTTGCCACACCGGCGAATTGCGCTTCAAAGGCCATGCTGTCCGCATCGACGGAGGCACGGCGCAGCACGTACTGCCTTCCAGCGTTCCGACATTACGCGGCGGTAGTTTCGGACAGGCATTGGTCGCCAGCCTTACGTCGACTTACCTCAATCCGTGGAAATTCGAGCGCTTTGCGCGAAATGTGCTGGGCAATGACTACGACGCCCGCCACGAGCAACTGCGCAAGGACTTCAAAGTCACGCTGAACACCTTCCTGAAAGTCGCCTGGAACGACACACACCGCGGCCTCTACCCCACCGAGGAAGGCCCGGGCCGCGCCGATGCATTCGGGCGGATAGCGAACGCGACGTTCGGCGACGCCATTTCCCCTGCCAACTATCGCGTGGCCAATGCGCCGGTGGACTACCCCCAGCTTTGGGACATGTGGACCTTCGACTGGGTGCAGTGGAACGGTTCGGCACAACAGCCTATGGCGCGCAACATCGGTGAAGCCTTGGGCGTCGGCGCCACCCTGAATTTCTTCGACGCCAACGGCCAGCCGCTGCAAGGCGATGACCGTTACGCCTCCAGCGTCCGTGTGCGTGACCTGCACAAAATCGAAAAAACCCTGCAACACCTGCAACCGCCCGCCTGGCCCGAAGATCTGTTGGGTGCCATCGACAAGCCGCTCGCAGCCAGAGGCCGCACGCTGTTCGTCGAGACCTGCGCTGGTTGCCACGTCCCACGCAGGATTCAGGAAGGCGATCGCTGGGTGCAGCATCTGCACATGTTACCGGTAGACGTCATCGGTACCGATCCGAGCGCCGCCAACAACATCGCCACCCATCGCTTCGACCTGACAGCCCTGCAATGGGATCTCAAAGAACTGGAAAAAATGGATGTGAAGCTGCATCCGACACCCAGTGAGCCGCTGGATCTGAGCCAGTTGTCCGTAGCCAAAGGTTTGGCTTACGTCACCGCATTTGTCGAAAACCGCGCCTATCGCGAGGCGAAAGTCACGCCAGAGGAAAAGTCTGACCTGGACGGTTTCGGCCTGCCCATCGGCGTGCGTGAAAAAGTCGCCTACAAGGCGCGCCCACTGGCCGGCATCTGGGCTACCGCGCCGTTTCTGCACAACGGTTCGGTGCCAAGCATTTATCAATTGCTTTCGCCGCAGGATGAGCGCGCCACCACCTTCTTTAAAGGCACCTTCGAATACGACCCGCGACATCTGGGCTATCGCACCGAAGCGTTTACCAATGGTTTTGTGTTCGACACGCGGATCACTGGCAACCACAACAGCGGCCATGAATTCCGCGCCGGCGAGCGCGGCAATGGCGTTATCGGCCGGCTGTTGCAGCCCGAAGAACGTTGGGCATTGCTGGAATACCTGAAGGTGTTGGGCGGCCCGCTGGAGGCGCAATTGCCATGA
- a CDS encoding FKBP-type peptidyl-prolyl cis-trans isomerase yields the protein MKQHRLAAAVALVSLVLAGCDSQTSVELKTPAQKASYGIGLNMGKSLAQEGMDDLDSKAVAQGIEDAVGKKEQKLKDEELVEAFAALQKRAEERMAKMSEESASAGKKFLEENGKKAGVTTTASGLQYEVVKKADGPQPKPTDVVTVHYTGKLTNGTVFDSSVERGSPIDLPVSGVIPGWVEGLQLMHVGEKYKLYIPSDLAYGAQSPSPAIPANSVLVFDLELLAIKDPAKEGAAAK from the coding sequence ATGAAACAGCATCGGTTGGCGGCGGCGGTAGCCCTGGTTAGCCTGGTCCTCGCGGGTTGTGATTCGCAGACCAGCGTAGAGCTGAAAACCCCGGCGCAAAAAGCTTCCTACGGTATCGGCCTGAACATGGGCAAGAGCCTTGCTCAGGAAGGCATGGATGATCTGGACTCCAAAGCGGTAGCCCAGGGCATCGAAGATGCCGTCGGCAAGAAAGAACAGAAGCTGAAAGATGAAGAGCTGGTCGAAGCCTTCGCCGCGCTGCAAAAGCGTGCTGAAGAGCGTATGGCCAAAATGAGCGAAGAGTCGGCATCCGCCGGCAAGAAATTCCTCGAAGAAAATGGCAAGAAGGCGGGTGTGACCACTACCGCTTCGGGCCTGCAATACGAAGTCGTCAAGAAAGCCGACGGCCCACAGCCTAAGCCGACTGACGTAGTGACTGTTCACTACACCGGCAAGCTGACCAACGGCACCGTATTCGATAGCTCCGTCGAGCGCGGTAGCCCGATCGATCTGCCAGTAAGCGGCGTGATCCCGGGTTGGGTTGAAGGTCTGCAATTGATGCACGTTGGCGAGAAGTACAAACTGTACATCCCTAGCGATCTGGCTTACGGCGCACAATCGCCAAGCCCGGCAATCCCGGCCAACTCGGTTCTGGTCTTCGACCTGGAACTGCTGGCCATCAAGGATCCAGCCAAAGAAGGCGCCGCGGCCAAGTAA